One segment of Methanolinea mesophila DNA contains the following:
- a CDS encoding OBG GTPase family GTP-binding protein has translation MAGLEDEIRELEDELQRTPYNKATSKHIGRVKAKIAKLRDEAVNRAMKSSGGGEGYSVKKSGDATVVLVGFPSTGKSTLLNQLTGTKSEVGAYAFTTLTVVPGALEYKGARIQILDIPGLIAGAAMGKGRGKEVIGVVRSADMIVILVDVYNQGHVDVLMKELYDAGIRINKERPDITIKKTAYGGVKVSAVGALDLDLDEIRSILSENKMMNAEILIRGNATQDELIDAMMGNRVYIPAIIAVNKVDLVDEKVKTAIEDDINRRFAMNPAMISAATGFHMEELKEEIYQSLGFMRVYLKPQSGEADLEEPLIVRTGSTVEDVCRKLHRDFVDRFRFARVWGRSVKHPGQRVGLVHRLREGDLLTIIIEH, from the coding sequence ATGGCAGGGCTTGAGGACGAGATCCGCGAACTCGAGGACGAACTCCAGCGGACGCCCTACAACAAGGCCACTTCGAAGCATATCGGGCGGGTAAAGGCCAAGATCGCCAAGCTCCGCGACGAAGCGGTGAACCGGGCCATGAAATCCTCCGGGGGAGGGGAAGGGTACTCGGTCAAGAAATCGGGTGACGCCACCGTGGTGCTGGTGGGGTTCCCCTCGACCGGTAAGAGTACCCTCCTCAACCAGCTCACCGGGACGAAGAGCGAGGTGGGGGCGTACGCGTTCACCACCCTTACCGTGGTCCCCGGAGCCCTTGAGTACAAAGGGGCCCGGATCCAGATCCTCGATATCCCCGGTCTGATCGCCGGGGCCGCCATGGGAAAAGGGAGAGGCAAGGAGGTCATCGGAGTGGTCCGGAGCGCGGACATGATCGTGATCCTGGTGGACGTGTACAACCAGGGGCACGTCGACGTGCTGATGAAGGAACTCTACGATGCAGGGATCCGGATCAACAAGGAACGCCCCGACATCACCATCAAGAAGACCGCCTACGGGGGGGTGAAGGTGAGTGCCGTGGGGGCGCTCGACCTCGACCTCGACGAGATCAGGAGCATCCTCTCCGAGAACAAGATGATGAACGCCGAGATCCTGATCCGTGGCAATGCGACGCAGGACGAGCTGATCGACGCCATGATGGGGAACAGGGTCTATATCCCGGCGATCATCGCCGTGAACAAGGTGGACCTCGTCGACGAGAAGGTGAAGACCGCCATAGAAGACGATATCAACCGGCGCTTCGCGATGAACCCGGCGATGATCTCCGCCGCCACCGGATTCCACATGGAGGAGCTCAAGGAGGAGATCTACCAGAGTCTCGGGTTCATGCGGGTATATTTAAAGCCCCAGTCAGGGGAGGCGGACCTCGAGGAACCACTGATCGTCCGTACCGGCAGCACGGTCGAGGACGTGTGCAGGAAGCTCCATCGTGATTTCGTGGACCGGTTCCGGTTCGCAAGAGTGTGGGGCCGTTCGGTGAAGCATCCCGGCCAGAGAGTGGGACTTGTGCACCGTCTCAGGGAAGGCGACCTGCTCACGATAATTATCGAGCATTGA
- a CDS encoding DsrE/DsrF/DrsH-like family protein, with the protein MPKLALIVASEKMDKLFPAATLGTTAAISGWDVEMFFTFWGLLSLKKGFQPSGVSLDYKEYEPRFSEALASGSIPDWRNVLSQGISTGKIRVYACSASLGMFGLKSEDLESYVNDIVGAATFLSKAKDSNVSLFIS; encoded by the coding sequence ATGCCAAAACTTGCATTGATCGTCGCATCTGAGAAGATGGACAAACTGTTCCCTGCGGCCACACTCGGCACCACTGCGGCGATATCCGGGTGGGACGTGGAGATGTTCTTTACATTCTGGGGCCTGCTCTCCTTAAAGAAAGGATTCCAGCCTTCCGGTGTGAGCCTCGATTACAAGGAGTATGAACCCCGATTCTCCGAAGCACTTGCTTCCGGGTCGATCCCGGACTGGAGAAACGTCCTCTCCCAGGGCATCTCCACCGGGAAGATCAGGGTCTACGCGTGCTCGGCGTCGCTCGGGATGTTCGGGCTCAAATCGGAAGACCTGGAAAGTTATGTGAACGATATCGTGGGAGCAGCGACCTTCCTCTCGAAGGCGAAGGACTCGAATGTCTCGCTCTTTATCTCCTGA
- a CDS encoding nuclear transport factor 2 family protein, which produces MTGIDGATRKEIERTINALMADIVSAAETGNWAKTFTRLTRKPGGMFFLNNRHYTLKSLLAFFGEEYGGTKSLRLRVVKSEILVFSPQSAVWIGYGDGQIQRDDAAPETTYSFTETWLWQKIDGEWTVTHYHESTG; this is translated from the coding sequence ATGACGGGTATCGATGGGGCGACAAGAAAAGAGATCGAGCGCACGATCAATGCGCTGATGGCGGATATCGTGTCCGCGGCGGAGACGGGGAACTGGGCGAAGACGTTTACCCGCCTGACCCGGAAGCCGGGCGGGATGTTCTTTTTAAATAACCGTCATTATACCCTTAAATCGCTTCTCGCGTTCTTCGGGGAGGAATACGGGGGGACGAAGAGTTTGAGGCTGCGGGTGGTGAAATCCGAGATTCTCGTGTTCTCCCCCCAGTCGGCCGTGTGGATCGGGTACGGGGACGGGCAGATTCAGCGGGACGATGCAGCCCCGGAGACCACCTACTCCTTCACCGAGACATGGCTCTGGCAGAAGATCGACGGGGAGTGGACGGTCACCCATTACCACGAGTCGACCGGGTAA
- a CDS encoding methyltransferase domain-containing protein yields the protein MNSRVRVMVKDELYDGFTHVDTTKERRIYTDYLEFIDSLRCFREIKEHTYRLLDLRDGSAVLEAGCGVGFDAIRLASMVGTRGRVTGVDISETMICQARSYVTGKDLPLDFLTGDLHKLQFPDKSFDAVRIDRTLQHIGDPGPVVAELARVIRPGGRLVAVEPDWGSPLFDPADKNVTRRVLDYFCDVVPCGWIGRQLPRLFRDAGLEEICIIPQPVVMTDYSTVSKVYALPDMLASAVSTGALSERESIEWLQGLKDADAEGRFLCAWMFLTVMGIHP from the coding sequence ATGAATTCCAGAGTACGGGTCATGGTAAAGGACGAGTTGTACGACGGGTTCACCCACGTCGATACGACAAAGGAACGCCGTATCTATACCGATTACCTCGAGTTTATCGATTCACTCCGGTGTTTTCGGGAGATCAAGGAGCATACTTACCGCCTGCTCGATCTCCGGGACGGTTCGGCCGTGCTCGAGGCGGGGTGCGGGGTTGGCTTCGACGCCATCCGGCTGGCCTCGATGGTTGGTACGAGGGGGCGGGTGACCGGGGTCGACATAAGCGAAACGATGATCTGCCAGGCCAGATCCTACGTGACGGGAAAAGACCTCCCGCTGGATTTCCTGACCGGTGATCTCCACAAACTGCAGTTCCCCGACAAGTCTTTCGATGCGGTGCGGATCGACCGGACGCTCCAGCATATCGGCGACCCGGGTCCTGTTGTCGCCGAGCTCGCACGGGTGATCCGGCCGGGTGGACGACTCGTGGCGGTCGAGCCCGACTGGGGGTCCCCTCTTTTCGATCCCGCTGACAAGAACGTTACGCGCCGGGTCCTCGATTATTTCTGCGATGTCGTACCGTGCGGGTGGATTGGGAGGCAACTTCCCCGTTTGTTCAGGGACGCAGGGCTCGAAGAGATCTGCATTATACCTCAGCCGGTTGTCATGACCGATTACTCTACGGTGTCAAAGGTGTATGCCCTCCCGGACATGCTCGCCTCGGCGGTCTCCACGGGCGCTCTCTCGGAACGCGAATCCATAGAGTGGTTGCAGGGATTGAAGGACGCGGATGCCGAAGGCCGGTTCCTGTGCGCCTGGATGTTTCTTACGGTCATGGGGATACACCCGTAA
- a CDS encoding sulfurtransferase TusA family protein: MNADIVVDAKYKSCPGPMIALAEAVGKARPGQVIKLLATDQGAPSDVKEWASGTGHEFLASGKSGEVYEIYIRVAG, from the coding sequence ATGAACGCCGATATCGTGGTGGACGCGAAATACAAATCATGCCCCGGTCCGATGATCGCGCTCGCCGAAGCGGTGGGGAAAGCCCGCCCCGGCCAGGTGATCAAACTGCTCGCCACCGACCAGGGGGCTCCATCGGACGTGAAAGAGTGGGCTTCTGGAACAGGGCACGAATTCCTCGCATCCGGGAAGTCGGGCGAGGTATACGAGATCTACATCAGGGTCGCAGGATGA
- a CDS encoding PAS domain S-box protein, whose translation MGEKKRKTKESAEDISGTLRERAEETINLKAAQTPPVSQITDDQALIHELQVHQVELELQNEDLERARRDAEVLREKYEDLYNFAPVGYFTVDTAGRVLEANLTGCRLLRIVREKILGRRFQSFLHQSSIPVFLAFIDNALRHEQMQTCELELLRGEATPVFIRVDGTGVRGTEPGTSRVRMSISDVTARKKEENDLRESEERFRTLARNLPGIVYRLYVTPEGNRMEFFNDQVPVLTGYTQKELKSGKVCSIDSFILPEDRARVLAAVEEAILQNKPFEVEYRFRHKSGRICTYVERGRPAVNHGGTVVSIDGIILDVTERRRMQEEVRKSREHYRQLVENISDVILTIDLQGIIRYVSPVIGRLYGYSPEEVTGKHFSLFVHPDDLPRVSEIFARRDDGECSENVFRILTREGKERNIRVTETPILTEGTVTGFNYVMADITDRVMAEKALRESEEFNRGLVENLPDFIVIYDDKGIIRYANAAALNSIGLPAGQVIGTYGPAYIVGAQRDDVEQNLKRRFSGENLNPYEVEILTGHDHNTTVILRGSRITYMNEPCVLLVMTDITDRKRTEEAMIESEKRYRVLFEESPVSLWEEDISAVKSWIDAKHEEGVKDISGHFATHPDDLIACTRMVKVNKINAATRAMYGVESEEPFSQGIGPIFTGDSYAAFRDEIVSFASGALEFHGESINCRLNGEAMNILIRCSIVPGYESTWQKVLVSIMDITDQVGAENALRQANKKLNLLSGITRHDILNQVAILEGYLELAGDAEKSPEVKEYFGHLYQAVKTIQHQIEFTREYQEIGVNASTWQNIRDLVTAAAKAFDLSQVTLTVTCSGAEIFADPLLLKVFYNLIDNSLRYAPPFTTITVTCHETGKEMTIVFADDGVGIPPEDKAHLFEHGFGKHTGLGLFLSREILAITGISIAENGEPGKGARFVISVPKGAYRGFGKPDTR comes from the coding sequence GTGGGGGAGAAGAAAAGAAAAACCAAAGAATCTGCAGAGGATATTTCCGGGACGCTGCGTGAACGTGCAGAAGAGACGATAAATCTGAAGGCGGCACAAACGCCGCCAGTTTCGCAGATTACCGACGATCAGGCACTGATCCACGAGCTTCAGGTACACCAGGTCGAGCTCGAGCTGCAGAACGAGGATCTGGAACGGGCCCGGAGAGACGCAGAGGTTCTCCGGGAGAAGTACGAAGACCTCTATAACTTCGCACCCGTGGGATATTTCACCGTCGACACTGCCGGAAGGGTTCTCGAGGCGAACCTGACAGGGTGCAGGCTCCTCCGGATCGTGCGGGAGAAGATTCTCGGGAGGCGTTTCCAGTCGTTTCTGCACCAGTCAAGCATCCCGGTTTTCCTTGCGTTTATCGATAACGCCCTTCGGCACGAACAGATGCAGACGTGTGAACTCGAACTCCTCCGTGGTGAGGCAACCCCGGTCTTCATCCGGGTCGACGGGACAGGCGTTCGCGGCACCGAACCTGGAACGAGCCGGGTCCGGATGTCAATCTCAGATGTTACCGCAAGGAAAAAAGAGGAGAATGACCTCCGGGAGAGCGAAGAGCGGTTTCGCACGCTTGCCCGGAACCTTCCGGGGATCGTCTACCGGCTTTATGTCACTCCGGAGGGGAACAGAATGGAGTTCTTCAACGACCAGGTGCCGGTACTGACGGGATATACTCAAAAGGAATTGAAATCGGGGAAGGTCTGCTCCATCGATTCGTTCATTCTGCCGGAGGATCGTGCCCGGGTCCTGGCTGCTGTGGAAGAGGCCATCCTGCAAAATAAACCGTTCGAGGTAGAATACCGCTTCCGCCACAAATCAGGGAGGATCTGCACCTATGTCGAACGCGGGCGCCCGGCGGTGAACCATGGGGGAACCGTCGTATCGATCGACGGAATAATCCTCGATGTCACCGAACGGAGACGAATGCAGGAGGAGGTGAGAAAAAGCCGTGAGCATTACCGCCAGCTGGTCGAGAATATCAGCGACGTTATCCTGACCATTGATCTCCAGGGCATCATCAGGTATGTGAGCCCGGTTATCGGCAGGCTCTACGGGTATTCCCCGGAAGAGGTGACGGGCAAACACTTCAGCCTCTTTGTCCATCCCGATGACCTCCCCCGGGTATCGGAAATCTTCGCCCGGAGGGACGACGGTGAATGCAGCGAAAATGTCTTCAGGATCCTGACCCGGGAAGGGAAGGAACGGAACATCAGGGTCACCGAGACCCCCATCCTGACCGAGGGGACCGTCACAGGGTTCAATTATGTCATGGCGGATATCACGGATCGGGTAATGGCCGAAAAGGCGCTCCGCGAAAGCGAGGAGTTCAACCGCGGTCTCGTGGAGAACCTCCCCGATTTCATCGTTATCTATGACGATAAAGGAATAATCCGGTACGCCAATGCCGCCGCGCTGAACAGTATCGGCCTCCCGGCCGGGCAGGTCATCGGGACCTACGGACCCGCGTACATAGTCGGGGCGCAACGGGACGATGTGGAGCAAAACCTGAAGCGTCGCTTCTCCGGGGAGAACCTCAACCCTTACGAGGTGGAGATCCTGACCGGGCACGACCACAACACGACCGTGATACTCCGGGGTTCGCGCATTACCTACATGAACGAGCCCTGCGTGCTCCTGGTAATGACCGATATTACCGACCGGAAGCGCACAGAAGAGGCAATGATCGAGAGCGAAAAGAGGTATCGAGTGCTCTTCGAGGAATCCCCGGTCTCCCTGTGGGAAGAGGATATTTCCGCGGTGAAATCCTGGATTGACGCAAAACATGAGGAAGGAGTCAAGGACATTTCCGGGCATTTCGCGACCCATCCCGACGACCTGATCGCCTGCACCCGGATGGTAAAGGTGAACAAGATCAATGCGGCGACCAGGGCTATGTACGGGGTAGAATCCGAAGAACCGTTTTCTCAAGGTATCGGTCCGATCTTCACCGGGGATTCCTACGCCGCGTTCCGGGATGAGATCGTGTCCTTCGCCTCCGGAGCTCTCGAATTCCATGGAGAAAGCATCAACTGTAGGCTGAACGGGGAAGCGATGAATATCCTGATCCGGTGCTCCATCGTACCCGGATACGAATCGACCTGGCAAAAGGTCCTGGTCTCGATCATGGATATCACCGACCAGGTCGGAGCCGAAAATGCCCTCCGCCAGGCAAACAAGAAACTCAACCTGCTCTCCGGGATCACCCGGCACGATATCCTGAACCAGGTCGCGATCCTCGAGGGATATCTCGAACTTGCCGGCGACGCGGAAAAAAGCCCCGAAGTGAAGGAATATTTCGGCCACCTGTATCAGGCGGTAAAGACGATTCAGCACCAGATCGAGTTCACCAGGGAATATCAGGAGATTGGGGTCAATGCGTCGACATGGCAGAATATCAGGGATCTGGTAACCGCCGCCGCGAAGGCGTTCGACCTCTCGCAGGTGACCCTGACCGTTACGTGCAGCGGTGCGGAGATATTTGCCGACCCCCTACTGTTGAAGGTGTTCTATAACCTGATCGATAATTCCCTCCGATATGCTCCACCGTTCACGACAATCACGGTCACGTGTCACGAGACCGGCAAGGAAATGACCATAGTATTTGCAGACGACGGGGTCGGGATCCCGCCGGAAGACAAGGCTCATCTCTTCGAACATGGTTTTGGAAAACATACCGGTCTCGGCCTGTTCCTTTCCAGGGAGATCCTGGCGATCACCGGGATCTCCATCGCGGAGAACGGTGAACCGGGAAAGGGAGCGCGGTTCGTTATTTCGGTCCCGAAAGGAGCCTACCGGGGATTCGGGAAGCCCGACACCCGGTAG
- a CDS encoding cysteine desulfurase family protein, translated as MIYSDMSRDIRALLDSHGVPDKEVYLDSENSGMIFPEALEAMRAAYLESGQGHPAITNRKGWEAYETLYTSTLALAEAMHCKPDEIAYTHSGTEANNLAINGLAMTAPEGRKKIVISAIEHLSVVFPAEELKNRGFSVVKVPVDREGFVDQEALAREVDKETLLVSVAPVNHEIGTVQDTRAIIEIIRDRDPGVKVHLDACDAFCKVPLDLGASGADMASFSGHKIYGPKGSGALYVREGIELKPVLQGQLSTQKLWPGVENVPAIVGFSTAATLMQAHAGEYLGRMSRLRDGLIDGILGTVDDTLLNGPSGKKRSPDNANISVLYCEGEALTIELSLKGVYVSSGSACSSRILEPSHVLLAIHRKYEEAHGSILMKTTPFHTDEQIAYVRSCIPEAVNRIRSLSPFGRGG; from the coding sequence ATGATCTACAGCGACATGTCCCGGGACATCAGGGCGCTGCTCGACTCGCACGGCGTTCCCGACAAGGAGGTTTACCTCGATTCTGAGAACTCCGGGATGATCTTTCCCGAAGCCCTCGAAGCGATGCGGGCCGCGTATCTGGAAAGCGGCCAGGGCCATCCCGCGATAACCAACCGGAAAGGATGGGAAGCCTACGAGACACTCTATACTTCAACACTGGCACTTGCGGAGGCAATGCACTGCAAACCCGACGAGATCGCATACACCCACAGCGGCACCGAAGCGAATAACCTGGCCATCAATGGCCTCGCGATGACCGCTCCCGAGGGAAGGAAAAAGATCGTCATCTCCGCCATCGAGCACCTGAGCGTGGTCTTCCCCGCGGAGGAACTGAAGAACCGGGGGTTTTCGGTGGTGAAGGTCCCGGTCGACCGCGAGGGGTTCGTCGACCAGGAAGCGCTCGCACGTGAAGTGGACAAGGAGACCCTCCTCGTGAGCGTCGCCCCGGTCAACCACGAGATCGGCACGGTCCAGGACACCCGGGCGATCATAGAGATCATCCGCGACCGCGATCCCGGGGTGAAGGTCCATCTCGATGCCTGCGACGCATTCTGCAAGGTTCCCCTCGACCTCGGGGCATCGGGTGCTGACATGGCGTCCTTCTCGGGCCACAAGATATACGGGCCCAAAGGGTCAGGGGCACTCTACGTCAGGGAGGGTATCGAGCTCAAACCGGTCCTCCAGGGGCAGCTTTCTACCCAGAAACTCTGGCCGGGGGTGGAGAACGTCCCGGCCATCGTGGGTTTTTCCACTGCGGCCACCCTTATGCAGGCGCATGCAGGGGAGTACCTCGGGCGGATGAGCCGGTTGCGTGACGGGCTGATCGACGGGATCCTGGGAACCGTGGACGATACCCTCCTGAACGGCCCGTCCGGGAAGAAAAGATCTCCGGATAACGCGAATATCAGCGTGCTCTACTGCGAAGGCGAGGCCCTCACCATCGAGCTGTCCTTAAAGGGGGTATACGTCTCGAGCGGGAGCGCCTGCTCGAGCAGAATCCTCGAGCCGAGCCACGTACTCCTCGCAATCCACAGGAAGTACGAGGAGGCACACGGGAGCATCCTGATGAAGACCACCCCGTTCCACACCGACGAGCAGATCGCGTACGTGCGCTCCTGCATCCCGGAGGCGGTGAACAGGATCCGGTCGCTCTCCCCGTTCGGGAGAGGAGGTTGA
- a CDS encoding chemotaxis protein CheB, translating into MMTPETDEKKEKTATKQKTTAVSKTARQTKKKKAGKRNGDEFPIVGIGASAGGLEALEQFLSNTPSDTGMAFVIVQHLDPTHKGAMPELLQRSTVMEVQQIEDGMDALPNHVYVIPPNKDLTILHGVLYLVEPAAPRGLRLPIDAFFRTLAEDRKELSIGVILSGMGTDGTMGLRAIKEKMGGVFIQDPDNARFDGMPRSAIEAGVADIIASADELPEKILIYTRHVPAIHAPEPEVEKKSLGSLAKIFILLREHTGNDFSLYKKSSMNRRIERRMAIHQIDKISGYVTFLQENPGELDLLFRELLIGVTSFFRDPPVWDHLRDQVLVPLLKEHPEGTVFRAWIAGCSTGEEAYSLAIVFREARDKVKTNANYGLQVFATDLDADAIEKARQGYYPQNIASDVTVKRLSKFFIEEKSGYRVKKDIREMVIFATQNLIMDPPFTKLDILSCRNLLIYLEPELQKKLIPLFFYSLKAGGVLLLGSAETVGAFTSLFTPIDVKMRIYKRMDTFILPEQLEFPISFFPKKPSPHEIQAGSHPVINLQSQTDRLILNQYAPPAVLTTKEGDILYVNGRTGKFLEPAAGKANWNIFAMAREGLRYELISAFQKAVRDQTSITVRNLPVSTNGGVQNTDCTIDVIKEPRTLAGLVLIVFQDAVPPLKEKTPEKSKPVSKTKSVRVQELEKELQQSLEERQTLREEMQTSQEELMSSNEELQSTNEELQSTNEELTTSKEELQSMNEELQTVNAELQGRLDEFSRASDDMRNLLNSTEIATIFTDDDLNIRRFTPSAVRIIHLIDADEGRPITDINSDLVYPDLEKDAKTVLETLAFVEKEIPTRDKRWFQVRIIPYRTIDNLIDGLVITFIDMTAVKQKEKELSAARKFAEAIISTMREPLLVLNDKMRVVTANRAFYQTFHVLKDATEDKNLYTLGNGQWDIPDLRKLLETILPEKTVLDNYEVRHTFPNIGERVMLLNARQIVTDEPSPGYILLAIEDITNRTQEPCQGSEGNNTV; encoded by the coding sequence ATGATGACCCCAGAAACAGATGAGAAAAAGGAGAAAACGGCCACAAAACAAAAGACCACGGCCGTTTCGAAGACGGCCAGGCAGACGAAAAAGAAAAAAGCCGGAAAACGGAACGGAGACGAGTTTCCGATCGTCGGTATAGGTGCATCTGCGGGTGGGCTCGAGGCACTTGAACAGTTCTTAAGCAATACTCCTTCTGATACAGGGATGGCATTCGTTATTGTCCAGCACCTCGATCCCACCCATAAGGGCGCCATGCCGGAGCTCCTCCAGCGTTCGACTGTCATGGAAGTCCAGCAGATCGAGGATGGCATGGATGCACTACCGAACCATGTCTACGTGATACCGCCGAACAAGGACCTGACAATCCTTCACGGGGTCCTTTATCTTGTCGAACCTGCCGCCCCGAGAGGACTCCGCCTCCCTATCGACGCGTTCTTTCGCACGCTCGCAGAAGACCGGAAAGAACTGAGCATAGGGGTCATCCTCTCCGGCATGGGCACCGACGGCACGATGGGGCTTCGTGCGATCAAGGAGAAGATGGGAGGAGTATTCATCCAGGACCCCGACAACGCCCGGTTCGACGGGATGCCGCGAAGTGCAATCGAAGCGGGTGTTGCGGACATCATCGCGTCCGCAGACGAACTGCCGGAGAAGATCCTTATCTATACCCGCCACGTCCCCGCGATCCACGCGCCAGAACCGGAAGTCGAGAAAAAGTCCCTTGGTTCCCTGGCGAAAATATTCATCCTGCTCCGTGAACATACCGGAAACGACTTCTCGCTTTATAAGAAGAGCTCGATGAACCGCAGGATAGAGCGGAGGATGGCGATCCACCAGATAGATAAAATCTCCGGGTATGTCACTTTTTTGCAGGAGAACCCCGGAGAACTCGACCTCCTTTTCCGCGAACTCCTGATCGGGGTCACCAGTTTCTTTCGTGACCCGCCCGTATGGGACCACCTCCGGGACCAGGTGTTAGTCCCCCTCTTAAAGGAACATCCCGAAGGCACCGTATTCCGTGCATGGATCGCCGGCTGTTCGACCGGGGAAGAGGCCTATTCCCTGGCCATCGTGTTCCGGGAAGCCAGGGATAAGGTGAAGACGAACGCGAATTACGGCCTGCAGGTCTTCGCCACCGATCTCGACGCAGACGCTATCGAGAAAGCGAGACAGGGGTATTATCCCCAGAACATCGCCTCAGATGTCACCGTCAAACGGCTCTCGAAGTTTTTTATTGAGGAGAAGAGCGGGTACCGCGTGAAAAAAGATATCAGGGAGATGGTGATCTTCGCCACGCAAAACCTTATCATGGACCCCCCGTTCACTAAACTGGATATTCTCTCCTGCAGGAATCTTTTAATTTACCTTGAGCCGGAACTGCAGAAGAAACTTATTCCCCTCTTCTTCTATTCGCTGAAAGCGGGCGGCGTCCTGCTCCTGGGGAGCGCCGAGACCGTGGGGGCATTCACCAGCCTCTTCACCCCCATCGATGTGAAGATGAGGATCTACAAGAGGATGGATACCTTCATCCTCCCCGAACAGCTCGAGTTTCCCATCTCTTTCTTCCCGAAAAAGCCGAGTCCCCATGAGATCCAAGCCGGAAGCCACCCGGTCATCAATCTCCAGTCCCAGACCGACCGTCTTATCCTGAACCAGTATGCCCCCCCGGCGGTACTCACGACGAAGGAAGGGGATATCCTCTACGTGAACGGCCGTACCGGGAAGTTCCTCGAACCTGCCGCAGGAAAAGCCAACTGGAACATTTTTGCCATGGCCCGCGAAGGGCTTCGCTACGAATTGATCAGCGCGTTCCAGAAAGCGGTGAGAGATCAGACGAGCATTACGGTGAGAAACCTTCCCGTGTCGACGAACGGCGGGGTCCAGAACACGGACTGTACCATCGACGTGATCAAAGAACCGCGGACCCTTGCAGGTCTGGTCCTTATCGTCTTCCAGGATGCGGTACCCCCTCTGAAGGAGAAAACCCCGGAGAAATCAAAACCTGTTTCCAAGACCAAGAGTGTAAGAGTCCAGGAACTTGAGAAAGAGCTGCAGCAGAGTCTCGAGGAACGCCAGACGCTCCGGGAGGAGATGCAGACCTCCCAGGAAGAACTGATGTCCTCGAACGAAGAACTACAGTCCACTAATGAGGAACTGCAGTCCACGAACGAGGAGCTGACCACTTCGAAGGAGGAACTGCAGTCCATGAACGAGGAGCTCCAGACGGTCAATGCCGAACTGCAGGGAAGGCTGGATGAGTTCTCGCGGGCGAGCGATGACATGCGGAACCTGCTCAACAGCACCGAGATAGCGACCATCTTCACCGACGACGACCTGAATATCAGGCGTTTCACACCTTCGGCAGTCAGGATAATCCACCTCATCGATGCGGACGAAGGAAGACCGATCACCGATATCAACTCGGATCTGGTCTATCCCGACCTGGAGAAAGATGCGAAGACTGTTCTTGAAACGCTTGCCTTCGTCGAGAAAGAGATCCCCACGAGGGATAAGCGGTGGTTCCAGGTCCGGATAATCCCCTACAGGACGATAGATAACCTCATCGACGGGCTGGTCATCACCTTCATCGATATGACCGCGGTAAAACAGAAGGAGAAAGAGCTTTCCGCCGCCCGCAAGTTCGCCGAAGCGATTATTTCCACGATGAGAGAACCCCTGCTGGTCCTGAACGATAAAATGAGGGTGGTCACCGCAAACCGCGCGTTCTACCAGACGTTCCATGTGCTCAAGGACGCTACCGAAGATAAAAACCTCTATACCCTGGGGAACGGGCAGTGGGATATTCCCGATCTCCGGAAACTTCTGGAAACGATCCTTCCGGAAAAGACTGTGCTTGATAATTACGAGGTCAGGCATACGTTCCCGAATATCGGCGAAAGGGTGATGCTCCTCAACGCCCGGCAGATTGTCACCGATGAACCTTCGCCGGGTTACATCCTGCTCGCGATAGAAGATATCACGAATCGCACGCAGGAGCCGTGTCAGGGATCTGAGGGTAACAACACCGTATGA